Proteins encoded by one window of Thermococcus sp. Bubb.Bath:
- a CDS encoding metal ABC transporter solute-binding protein, Zn/Mn family → MKRIIGLFLTVTLFVLMVPHAGAATDKPLVVASIAPLASIVQEAFGDSVQVEYIIPLGADPHEYQLTAEQVNTIKEADVIVTTDGHLPVEAEMAELKREGSLNGILLLADDYEAEGFHYFKEHWYNDKDNPHGVWLDPDNAIAIARATEKALEEVDPANAETYRRELLCFEEKVKAIENSYRALITENRSAVIEMPPVQYAVEWLGIKATASLLPEEEVPAKGVDELVPAAKKADMVVYSIQSPEQLEKGAMELASKADKPIAGVTVFWKDKPYTEILIKNTAAILNATMGRSSQQVGTVKEENQNAEYAAAALFAGLSLGATIGYILKK, encoded by the coding sequence ATGAAGAGGATAATTGGGTTGTTCCTCACGGTAACGTTGTTCGTGCTCATGGTTCCCCATGCAGGCGCGGCTACAGATAAGCCGCTGGTCGTTGCCAGCATCGCCCCACTGGCCTCGATAGTCCAGGAAGCCTTTGGGGATTCCGTTCAAGTGGAATACATAATCCCGCTCGGCGCAGACCCCCACGAGTACCAGCTGACTGCTGAGCAAGTGAATACAATAAAAGAGGCCGACGTGATAGTAACCACCGATGGCCACCTCCCGGTCGAGGCAGAGATGGCGGAGCTCAAAAGGGAGGGCAGCCTAAATGGAATACTACTCCTAGCGGACGACTATGAAGCAGAAGGATTCCACTACTTCAAGGAGCACTGGTACAACGACAAGGACAACCCCCACGGGGTCTGGCTCGACCCGGACAATGCCATTGCAATAGCGAGGGCCACGGAGAAGGCGCTGGAGGAAGTTGACCCAGCGAACGCTGAAACATACAGACGGGAGCTTCTCTGCTTTGAGGAGAAAGTTAAAGCAATAGAAAACTCTTACAGGGCGCTGATTACAGAGAACCGGAGCGCCGTCATTGAGATGCCGCCGGTGCAGTACGCCGTTGAGTGGCTGGGCATTAAGGCCACTGCCTCCCTCCTCCCTGAGGAAGAGGTTCCCGCTAAGGGGGTTGATGAGCTGGTTCCGGCGGCGAAAAAGGCTGATATGGTCGTCTACAGCATCCAGAGTCCGGAACAGCTTGAAAAAGGAGCAATGGAGCTGGCGTCTAAGGCAGATAAGCCAATCGCAGGAGTAACCGTCTTCTGGAAGGACAAACCGTACACGGAGATCCTCATCAAAAACACTGCTGCGATTCTTAACGCTACCATGGGAAGAAGTTCCCAGCAGGTCGGCACCGTAAAAGAGGAAAATCAAAACGCTGAATATGCAGCAGCGGCACTCTTCGCAGGACTTTCCCTCGGAGCTACCATCGGATACATACTGAAAAAATGA
- a CDS encoding ABC transporter permease, with amino-acid sequence MDWSYIVTPLIMSLMSMVPIVLTSVGAAWSERAGVVSIGYEGVILMSAFFGAIFAELSGHASIGLLGGIVTGMLLGMLHGVLTVYLKGDHVIPGIGINLLAAGVVPFGILAYWGTAGQHQLAPSDVMWHIQTAYGNISPMIIVTVVVAIVTWWALFKTPLGLRVRAVGENPEAADALGINVEKYRFWSTVYGHALAGLAGAYMSVDWLGMVQKTMSGGRGFIALANMVFSNWNPLVSLIGGWLFGLFDAIATWLAPQHIIPGQFILMLPYIMTLIIVAGIIGKAKPPKWDGIPYRRE; translated from the coding sequence ATGGACTGGAGTTACATCGTTACACCCTTAATAATGTCCCTCATGTCGATGGTTCCCATAGTCCTCACGAGCGTTGGTGCCGCTTGGAGCGAGAGGGCCGGTGTCGTGAGCATTGGGTATGAGGGAGTCATCCTTATGAGCGCGTTCTTCGGTGCCATATTCGCAGAATTAAGCGGACACGCTTCGATTGGCCTCCTCGGAGGGATAGTAACAGGTATGCTACTTGGAATGCTCCACGGTGTCCTCACCGTGTACCTCAAAGGAGACCACGTTATCCCTGGTATTGGCATTAACCTGCTCGCCGCTGGAGTCGTTCCCTTTGGCATCCTAGCATACTGGGGAACCGCCGGCCAACACCAGCTTGCTCCTTCTGATGTTATGTGGCACATTCAGACAGCGTATGGGAACATAAGCCCGATGATCATAGTCACGGTAGTGGTAGCAATAGTAACCTGGTGGGCCCTCTTCAAAACTCCCCTCGGCCTGAGGGTTCGGGCGGTCGGTGAAAACCCGGAGGCTGCAGATGCCCTCGGGATAAACGTTGAGAAGTACCGCTTCTGGTCAACGGTCTACGGCCACGCTCTCGCAGGACTCGCAGGGGCATACATGAGCGTGGACTGGTTGGGAATGGTTCAGAAGACGATGTCCGGCGGAAGGGGCTTCATAGCACTGGCCAACATGGTCTTCAGCAACTGGAACCCGCTGGTTTCACTCATAGGCGGCTGGCTCTTCGGCCTCTTTGATGCAATAGCCACATGGCTAGCACCGCAGCATATAATCCCTGGACAGTTCATCCTAATGCTGCCATATATTATGACGCTGATAATAGTTGCAGGAATAATAGGAAAGGCAAAGCCGCCCAAGTGGGATGGCATTCCCTACAGGAGGGAATGA
- a CDS encoding ABC transporter permease yields the protein MRSSGSELLRKLNLKAFAESITAIFVGFIIGAVILYAFGYSVSKAYYGLFTGALASVGGIATTLEYSTPIMLTALTFAVGSRTGIFNIGAESSFYFGAIAAVIFTNIWGNLWFGLAMGMLLGALWALPAALLKVYRGVHEVVSTIMLNWIGFYLVLYLILGPYANPTNPVQTITVPEGARLHPIGGTTLNWGFFIALIASILTYVLLWHTNLGFGMRVSGQNPRAARYGGINPGMAIIWSFIIGGMLSGLGGAIKIMGDYPSYAINQGGANIINYGFDGIGVSLVGRDHPLGIIFSAIFFGMLRAGAASMQTMANVPIQIIEVIQGIIVITVAIPGLYDLIKRTMRRGA from the coding sequence ATGAGGAGCTCAGGAAGTGAACTACTAAGGAAGCTTAACCTTAAGGCCTTCGCGGAGAGTATTACCGCAATCTTCGTGGGTTTCATTATTGGGGCTGTAATTCTTTATGCATTTGGTTACAGCGTCAGCAAGGCATATTACGGGCTCTTCACTGGGGCTCTCGCCTCAGTTGGGGGAATAGCAACTACGTTGGAGTATTCCACCCCCATAATGCTAACTGCTCTGACTTTCGCAGTCGGCAGCAGAACCGGTATATTCAACATAGGCGCCGAGAGCTCGTTTTACTTTGGGGCAATAGCGGCGGTCATATTCACGAACATCTGGGGAAACCTCTGGTTCGGCCTCGCTATGGGTATGCTCCTGGGGGCGTTATGGGCCCTTCCAGCTGCTCTCCTCAAAGTCTACCGCGGCGTCCACGAGGTAGTATCCACGATAATGCTCAACTGGATAGGGTTTTACCTCGTGCTCTACCTCATCTTGGGGCCATACGCTAATCCAACGAACCCCGTTCAGACGATTACTGTCCCTGAGGGGGCCAGACTACACCCAATCGGAGGCACCACTCTTAATTGGGGATTTTTCATAGCTCTCATAGCTTCAATCTTAACGTACGTCCTCCTCTGGCATACCAACCTTGGGTTTGGAATGAGGGTAAGTGGACAGAACCCCCGGGCGGCCAGATACGGTGGTATAAATCCGGGAATGGCCATAATCTGGTCTTTCATAATCGGCGGCATGCTCAGCGGTCTTGGGGGCGCTATCAAAATAATGGGGGACTACCCAAGTTATGCGATAAATCAGGGCGGTGCCAATATAATAAATTACGGGTTCGATGGTATCGGTGTTTCCCTCGTGGGAAGGGATCATCCCCTTGGCATAATTTTCTCTGCAATATTCTTTGGTATGCTGAGAGCTGGGGCGGCTTCAATGCAGACCATGGCCAACGTCCCGATCCAGATAATTGAGGTTATCCAGGGAATAATCGTAATAACCGTGGCTATCCCTGGGCTCTATGATCTAATAAAGAGGACGATGAGGAGGGGAGCATGA
- a CDS encoding ABC transporter ATP-binding protein codes for MKGIVKVYPGGTKALRGVDLTVHQGEILGLLGENGAGKTTLMKILFGMLKPTSGRIIVKGEEVSFKSPSDAIAHGIGMVHQHFTLVEVFDALQNIILGMEGHGLFSRIDTKKAAKKLQALMDDLNFQVPLDVPVEDLPVGVQQRIEILKMLYRNVDILILDEPTAVLTPIEVEELFQVLRKLKSEGKTIIFISHKLNEVMEITDRVTVIRKGEVIGTVKTAEATPQLLARMMVGRDVVLRLQKPPANPGKTVLQVENLWVKGDRGEDAVKNLSFQVRAGEIFGIAGVEGNGQTELIESITGLRKVEKGKVIMNGIEITGKAPKELYDLGMAHIPEDRTHMGLVLDMTVTENSILGLHWRKKFQRAWGIISWRKAREHARSLIEQFDVSAPGTEAPAKALSGGNQQKLIVAREVSKEPVLIVASQPTRGVDIASTEYIRNYLIKLRTEGKAVLLVSADLDEVLQLSDRMGIMYEGEFMGIVKPEEVNTEEIGMMMGGIHYEELRK; via the coding sequence ATGAAAGGCATAGTTAAGGTCTATCCGGGCGGTACAAAGGCCCTCCGGGGCGTTGATTTGACCGTCCATCAAGGCGAGATACTCGGCCTCCTCGGTGAGAACGGGGCCGGCAAGACGACTCTTATGAAGATTCTCTTCGGTATGCTCAAGCCCACTTCTGGGCGGATCATCGTTAAAGGGGAGGAGGTGTCGTTTAAGAGCCCTTCCGACGCCATCGCTCATGGTATAGGTATGGTTCACCAGCACTTCACCCTAGTTGAGGTTTTTGACGCCCTCCAAAACATCATCCTTGGAATGGAGGGTCATGGTCTCTTCTCCAGGATAGACACGAAAAAAGCCGCCAAGAAACTGCAGGCCCTCATGGACGACCTGAACTTTCAGGTCCCCCTTGATGTCCCGGTGGAGGACCTCCCGGTGGGCGTTCAGCAGAGGATAGAGATTTTAAAGATGCTCTACCGTAACGTTGATATACTAATCCTCGACGAGCCCACTGCCGTTCTGACACCGATTGAAGTCGAGGAGCTCTTCCAGGTCCTCCGGAAGCTCAAAAGCGAGGGAAAGACGATAATCTTCATCAGCCACAAGCTCAACGAGGTCATGGAGATAACCGACCGCGTTACCGTTATCCGCAAGGGGGAGGTCATAGGAACCGTGAAGACGGCAGAAGCTACTCCCCAGCTCCTGGCAAGGATGATGGTGGGCAGGGATGTGGTCCTGAGACTTCAGAAGCCCCCTGCTAACCCCGGAAAAACCGTCCTCCAAGTGGAAAACCTGTGGGTCAAAGGTGACAGGGGTGAGGACGCGGTTAAGAACCTCTCCTTCCAAGTGCGCGCTGGGGAGATATTCGGCATAGCCGGTGTCGAGGGCAACGGTCAGACTGAGCTCATCGAGAGCATAACCGGCCTCCGCAAGGTGGAGAAGGGAAAGGTGATCATGAACGGGATTGAGATAACCGGCAAAGCTCCAAAGGAGCTCTACGACCTTGGAATGGCTCATATACCTGAGGATAGGACTCACATGGGCCTCGTTCTGGACATGACCGTGACGGAGAACTCGATCCTCGGCCTCCACTGGAGGAAGAAGTTCCAGAGGGCGTGGGGGATCATAAGCTGGAGAAAAGCCAGGGAGCATGCCCGCTCACTTATAGAGCAGTTCGACGTATCGGCCCCTGGGACCGAGGCGCCTGCAAAGGCCCTGAGCGGTGGTAACCAGCAGAAGCTCATCGTTGCGAGGGAGGTCAGCAAGGAACCGGTTCTAATCGTGGCCTCCCAGCCGACGAGGGGCGTTGACATTGCCTCAACGGAGTACATCAGGAATTATTTGATAAAGCTCAGGACAGAGGGAAAGGCCGTTCTTCTCGTCTCCGCAGATTTGGATGAGGTTCTTCAGCTGAGCGACAGGATGGGCATAATGTACGAGGGGGAGTTCATGGGGATTGTGAAACCTGAAGAGGTCAACACAGAGGAGATAGGCATGATGATGGGGGGTATCCACTATGAGGAGCTCAGGAAGTGA
- a CDS encoding BMP family protein translates to MKKAVLAIFLVALMGLSVVASGCISGGGSSSQSTQAKKAIAIVYDVGGRGDLSFNDMAYLGVSKAAKDFNLQLTQLQSNSPSDYLTNLETLAKQKKYLVIVAVGFMMSNAVEAVAKKYPDQKFILIDGDVYNMSNVMTVKFKENEGSALVGALAGLIAANDGKNKVGIVLGMEIPVLYKFEAGYRFGVKWAEDYYKNRTGKNVDINVLYQYTGTFNDPAKCYAAAQTQLQQGAWVIYQVAGGAGLGVFNAVADYLHAHGKKMGPPFAIGVDSAQDWIKPGVIIASMMKRVDLGVYDGIKAALNGTFKGGKVELGLKDGGVKVSTINDVMTMFNSLPADTKKKKLQELGFNSTEELKQYLEKTRSQVPDWIWQAVDELQQQIISGKIKVPAPTTKDGIEKIRNAQTWQEMEQLAG, encoded by the coding sequence ATGAAGAAAGCAGTACTCGCTATATTTTTGGTGGCCCTGATGGGCCTTAGTGTTGTGGCCAGCGGCTGCATTAGTGGTGGAGGCTCCAGCAGCCAGAGCACTCAGGCCAAGAAGGCTATAGCCATCGTCTACGACGTCGGTGGAAGGGGTGATCTGAGCTTTAACGACATGGCATATCTCGGTGTATCAAAGGCGGCCAAGGATTTCAACCTTCAACTTACCCAGCTCCAGAGCAACAGTCCTAGTGACTACCTTACGAATCTGGAGACCCTCGCTAAGCAGAAGAAGTACCTTGTCATCGTGGCCGTTGGATTCATGATGAGCAATGCTGTCGAAGCAGTTGCAAAGAAGTACCCGGACCAGAAGTTCATCCTCATCGACGGTGATGTGTACAACATGTCCAACGTCATGACCGTCAAGTTCAAGGAGAACGAGGGTTCCGCTCTGGTTGGGGCACTTGCCGGCCTCATAGCGGCAAACGACGGCAAGAATAAGGTTGGAATTGTTCTTGGCATGGAGATACCGGTTCTCTACAAGTTTGAAGCTGGATATCGCTTTGGCGTAAAATGGGCGGAGGACTACTATAAAAACAGGACTGGAAAGAACGTCGACATAAATGTCCTCTACCAGTACACCGGAACGTTCAACGATCCGGCCAAGTGTTATGCTGCAGCTCAGACACAGCTCCAGCAGGGCGCCTGGGTTATCTACCAGGTTGCCGGTGGAGCCGGTCTCGGCGTGTTCAATGCTGTTGCAGACTACCTTCACGCCCATGGAAAGAAGATGGGACCGCCGTTCGCCATAGGTGTCGACTCGGCCCAGGATTGGATCAAGCCCGGCGTTATAATAGCGAGCATGATGAAGCGCGTTGACCTCGGCGTCTACGATGGTATCAAGGCTGCCCTCAACGGCACTTTCAAGGGAGGAAAGGTTGAGCTCGGCCTCAAGGACGGTGGTGTAAAGGTCAGCACCATAAACGACGTTATGACAATGTTCAATTCCCTCCCAGCGGACACAAAGAAGAAAAAGCTCCAGGAACTTGGATTCAACAGCACCGAGGAGCTCAAGCAGTACCTTGAGAAGACGAGAAGCCAGGTTCCGGACTGGATCTGGCAGGCCGTTGACGAGCTCCAGCAACAGATTATCAGTGGCAAGATAAAAGTCCCCGCCCCTACCACCAAGGACGGCATTGAAAAGATAAGGAACGCTCAGACCTGGCAGGAGATGGAACAGCTCGCGGGCTGA